The genomic region CAACTGCAATTCTTCGGCTTAATAAATCAAACATAATTAAAAGCACTTGGTTgattacttgtattttttttaaaaacatctgtaaCATGTTATataaagtgaaattaaatttgTGAACTGGATCATAGACTGTGCCCAAATTCAGGGGCTACATCCTTCGAAGGACCTGGCCTTCCCGGTCTATGTAGGCCGCGTAGGTTGGAAGGGCAAGGCTGttaaattggacggtctagcctacGACGTGTGGTTTCTGTTACCTAGCAACCACGACATAAGCAGCTACACCTGTGGTGGATGGCATGTTCGACAGTATACGTGgtttgtcatattttatttacattattacatCTATGTAAGCAGTTTCCCCAGTCtaaaaacatgtatgtatgCATCAGATCAGagtattcattcattcacacacacacagagtcttccaatttgtttttatacactattatttttgttttaggaATTAGCATACACCTATTTCTCAGTCAAATTTGTTCATAAGGAAACATCATAAATGAAGTTCTTACTGCTCACATGCCACTCGGTTGCTTCCACTGAGTGTACTAACTACAGAGAGCCAAGATATGAATATGAATAGTTTCCAAAATGTCAAGCATATTTTCTTTATAGTGCATTTATGTGTTTAATCAACTGACCTGGTGAAGGTGCAATAAATATATTATGAATGCCAAGACGGAAAATATGTTATCAATTTTGCCCGTCTCTTACCTTAGACACGGAGGCTTGCACATGCTCAGTCTCAGCCTGCGCCTGAAGCAGCTCCTGTCTTAGTTCTGTCAGCTCCACTCCCAGCTTGTCTCTCTCAGTGTGGGCTGTCTTCAGCAGAGTCTGCAGCTCAGTGTTGTCACTGGCACTTTGCATAGCCTTCAACTCAGTCACTTTTTGCCTCTCAATGTCCACCTGTGCCTTCAACCTGTTGTTTTCCAGTCTCAGACCCTCAGCTGTTGCCCTCTGGTCTTCTGCAGCTTGAGCTGCCTGACCTCCGGCTTCCAGCTCTCTGTCCAACTGGGCTTGCAACCTGTCTAACTCCTCTCTGAGGCAGCGCACCTGGCTCTGGGCCTCCTGGTGCTCCTCCTCCAGGGCCCGCAAACTGCCCGTTAGTTGCTGCTGGATGTCTACTAGCTTCTCCCGTTCAAAGCGTGAACTCTCTACCAGCTCAGCATACCTCTGCTCCAGTTCGACCAGTCTAGGCCTCTGGCTacccagctcctcctccctctgggCCTGAGCCTGAGCCTGCTCCTGAAGCCGGACAGAGAGCGTTTCATTCTTTTGGGCCAATACCTCCAGacgctctctctgctgttgaaGTGAGGTCTGCAGGAGTCGTTTCTCCTCAACCAGACGCTCGTTCTCAGCTGTCAGCTCCTGCACCACTTGCTGCTGGTCAGCCAGCTCCTGTATTGTTGCCTGCAGTTCCTCCGATGTGCTGTGGTGGCTCTCCTCCATCTTGTGAATCTGTTCGGTTAGGCTCTGCAAGGAGATGTCCTGACCTCTGGCACTGTTAACTGCGCCTGCTTGATCAGTGCTCCCACTGACACCACTGCTTGCTGATTCTGAGCGTGATGGGATCTTCTCAAACTCTGAGGAGTCAGGTGACGGTGACCCCTTGGTGATGTCAGAACTGGAAGATCCAGAGGTTTTGAGTGGGCTGGCAGTAGAGGGGAGACTATGCTGTTGCGGAGCTGAAGAGTCTGAGGACAGGCCATTCACCAGAGGCTTGGAGGAAGTGCTTGTGTTTGTACTACAGATAGAAGATGCCTCCAAGCTAAGCAGCTTCTCCTTCAGTGCCTGATTCTCCTCTCTGAGGGCTGCCAGCTCCCTCTGAAACTTCCCATTCTTCTCCCTCAGCTCTCCAACCAGCACAAGGGCCTCCCCCACCTGTCCTTGCTCGCGATCGGCTGCAGGTTCTTGAGGTGAAACAGAATTGGATgagggtgaggaggaagcagaagAGGCTTTACCCTTACAGCGTTGCAACTCCATCCTGAGATTGCTGATCTCTAGGTCTTTAGCCTTTGCCTCAGCAAGAAGCTCCTTCACCTGGCTTTCCAGAATACTCTTTTCTTGGCCCTCTGCATCTGCACGAGATTTGGCTGAATTACGGGTCTGTCTTGTCATGGTCGAGAGGCTGGAAGTGCTGGCACTGGAAACCAGTCTCTTTGTGGAATTGCTCTTCAGCTGGTCCCTTAGAGAGCTGCGGTCTCTTGTTATGGCAGAGGGCATTTCTCTAGGAGCAGGGATTCCAGACTTCTTGACAGTTTGTGcacctgaaaaacacacaaagaagtaTATAATGAAACGGTGTTTAATTATCCAGTGGCAAAACTGATTTATAAGTGTAAACAATTTTTTCCCTTCGCTTTGTCAGCTAAAAGGCCACTTTAACAGACTGTGTTGGGGACCAATTGTTATAAAGACTTAAATGCCAAAACAAATCTAAGCCTCTACATCTGATAGCTGCTAAAATCATAACTATAACCTTCAAACAAAACTGAGTGGCTACATAAGTAGAACCACTGAAAATTTCATAAAACCAATACAAACAATATTATTTACAAGGATCAAACTTGTTAATTGTGTTTAATAGCTAAAGTGGATCAAATACTCATTTaatttgaaactgaaaaatacaaagaaacaaaagagtCCACTTGGACTACAAATGTAAATCCTGTGATGATACAGAGTCCAGATTCATAATTTGTGATTCATGCATCAATAAACTTGTTCTTTGTAGTATT from Astatotilapia calliptera chromosome 10, fAstCal1.2, whole genome shotgun sequence harbors:
- the specc1 gene encoding cytospin-B isoform X3, encoding MMKAGATKVGLPKPGLQERVRQAPSTSSASTTSSAMKTSRSSNTLASDQRLSKLKRASSDDALTKPPPGATASGSRMKKTVTTGAISDLAEARPRSLSGAQTVKKSGIPAPREMPSAITRDRSSLRDQLKSNSTKRLVSSASTSSLSTMTRQTRNSAKSRADAEGQEKSILESQVKELLAEAKAKDLEISNLRMELQRCKGKASSASSSPSSNSVSPQEPAADREQGQVGEALVLVGELREKNGKFQRELAALREENQALKEKLLSLEASSICSTNTSTSSKPLVNGLSSDSSAPQQHSLPSTASPLKTSGSSSSDITKGSPSPDSSEFEKIPSRSESASSGVSGSTDQAGAVNSARGQDISLQSLTEQIHKMEESHHSTSEELQATIQELADQQQVVQELTAENERLVEEKRLLQTSLQQQRERLEVLAQKNETLSVRLQEQAQAQAQREEELGSQRPRLVELEQRYAELVESSRFEREKLVDIQQQLTGSLRALEEEHQEAQSQVRCLREELDRLQAQLDRELEAGGQAAQAAEDQRATAEGLRLENNRLKAQVDIERQKVTELKAMQSASDNTELQTLLKTAHTERDKLGVELTELRQELLQAQAETEHVQASVSKVEAKCQQLQERAEKRELELCNQVASLEEAGIQGENQVKEMKETIFELEDQVEQQRAVNCHTNQAVLDMENLVKKLEEQKAEAERQLKVMSRQMKDEKEEWRRFQADLQTAVVVANDIKVEAQQELRTLRRELQEEQDRNAKLSADLEALQGVRSQGEEARVSDSDNGRHWCGISMIPATPADASGDSNTEPGATVKSLIKSFDTVGQNGPGHTVQMHSSSRSPLSGIPVRTAPAAAVSPIQRHSHIKPLSKTLEKRINHGEFSHPHDKLASCREDLKPNSLMRKSPSLESVIKTSASLSSRTPSFSYNRGSSKLSVERKDPLAALAREYGGSKRNALLKWCQKKTEGYPVRNLTLAFQAAESIGIKPSLDIKELMKTDRPDWQSVMQYVSQIYKYFET
- the specc1 gene encoding cytospin-B isoform X4, whose product is MGNQAGRQEETESGAQTVKKSGIPAPREMPSAITRDRSSLRDQLKSNSTKRLVSSASTSSLSTMTRQTRNSAKSRADAEGQEKSILESQVKELLAEAKAKDLEISNLRMELQRCKGKASSASSSPSSNSVSPQEPAADREQGQVGEALVLVGELREKNGKFQRELAALREENQALKEKLLSLEASSICSTNTSTSSKPLVNGLSSDSSAPQQHSLPSTASPLKTSGSSSSDITKGSPSPDSSEFEKIPSRSESASSGVSGSTDQAGAVNSARGQDISLQSLTEQIHKMEESHHSTSEELQATIQELADQQQVVQELTAENERLVEEKRLLQTSLQQQRERLEVLAQKNETLSVRLQEQAQAQAQREEELGSQRPRLVELEQRYAELVESSRFEREKLVDIQQQLTGSLRALEEEHQEAQSQVRCLREELDRLQAQLDRELEAGGQAAQAAEDQRATAEGLRLENNRLKAQVDIERQKVTELKAMQSASDNTELQTLLKTAHTERDKLGVELTELRQELLQAQAETEHVQASVSKVEAKCQQLQERAEKRELELCNQVASLEEAGIQGENQVKEMKETIFELEDQVEQQRAVNCHTNQAVLDMENLVKKLEEQKAEAERQLKVMSRQMKDEKEEWRRFQADLQTAVVVANDIKVEAQQELRTLRRELQEEQDRNAKLSADLEALQGVRSQGEEARVSDSDNGRHWCGISMIPATPADASGDSNTEPGATVKSLIKSFDTVGQNGPGHTVQMHSSSRSPLSGIPVRTAPAAAVSPIQRHSHIKPLSKTLEKRINHGEFSHPHDKLASCREDLKPNSLMRKSPSLESVIKTSASLSSRTPSFSYNRGSSKLSVERKDPLAALAREYGGSKRNALLKWCQKKTEGYPNIDVTNFSSSWNDGLAFCALLHTYLPAHIPYHELISQDKVRNLTLAFQAAESIGIKPSLDIKELMKTDRPDWQSVMQYVSQIYKYFET
- the specc1 gene encoding cytospin-B isoform X2; translated protein: MMKAGATKVGLPKPGLQERVRQAPSTSSASTTSSAMKTSRSSNTLASDQRLSKLKRASSDDALTKPPPGATASGSRMKKTVTTGAISDLAEARPRSLSGAQTVKKSGIPAPREMPSAITRDRSSLRDQLKSNSTKRLVSSASTSSLSTMTRQTRNSAKSRADAEGQEKSILESQVKELLAEAKAKDLEISNLRMELQRCKGKASSASSSPSSNSVSPQEPAADREQGQVGEALVLVGELREKNGKFQRELAALREENQALKEKLLSLEASSICSTNTSTSSKPLVNGLSSDSSAPQQHSLPSTASPLKTSGSSSSDITKGSPSPDSSEFEKIPSRSESASSGVSGSTDQAGAVNSARGQDISLQSLTEQIHKMEESHHSTSEELQATIQELADQQQVVQELTAENERLVEEKRLLQTSLQQQRERLEVLAQKNETLSVRLQEQAQAQAQREEELGSQRPRLVELEQRYAELVESSRFEREKLVDIQQQLTGSLRALEEEHQEAQSQVRCLREELDRLQAQLDRELEAGGQAAQAAEDQRATAEGLRLENNRLKAQVDIERQKVTELKAMQSASDNTELQTLLKTAHTERDKLGVELTELRQELLQAQAETEHVQASVSKVEAKCQQLQERAEKRELELCNQVASLEEAGIQGENQVKEMKETIFELEDQVEQQRAVNCHTNQAVLDMENLVKKLEEQKAEAERQLKVMSRQMKDEKEEWRRFQADLQTAVVVANDIKVEAQQELRTLRRELQEEQDRNAKLSADLEALQGVRSQGEEARVSDSDNGRHWCGISMIPATPADASGDSNTEPGATVKSLIKSFDTVGQNGPGHTVQMHSSSRSPLSGIPVRTAPAAAVSPIQRHSHIKPLSKTLEKRINHGEFSHPHDKLASCREDLKPNSLMRKSPSLESVIKTSASLSSRTPSFSYNRGSSKLSVERKDPLAALAREYGGSKRNALLKWCQKKTEGYPNIDVTNFSSSWNDGLAFCALLHTYLPAHIPYHELISQDKVRNLTLAFQAAESIGIKPSLMFTVCC
- the specc1 gene encoding cytospin-B isoform X5, coding for MMKAGATKVGLPKPGLQERVRQAPSTSSASTTSSAMKTSRSSNTLASDQRLSKLKRASSDDALTKPPPGATASGSRMKKTVTTGAISDLAEARPRSLSGAQTVKKSGIPAPREMPSAITRDRSSLRDQLKSNSTKRLVSSASTSSLSTMTRQTRNSAKSRADAEGQEKSILESQVKELLAEAKAKDLEISNLRMELQRCKGKASSASSSPSSNSVSPQEPAADREQGQVGEALVLVGELREKNGKFQRELAALREENQALKEKLLSLEASSICSTNTSTSSKPLVNGLSSDSSAPQQHSLPSTASPLKTSGSSSSDITKGSPSPDSSEFEKIPSRSESASSGVSGSTDQAGAVNSARGQDISLQSLTEQIHKMEESHHSTSEELQATIQELADQQQVVQELTAENERLVEEKRLLQTSLQQQRERLEVLAQKNETLSVRLQEQAQAQAQREEELGSQRPRLVELEQRYAELVESSRFEREKLVDIQQQLTGSLRALEEEHQEAQSQVRCLREELDRLQAQLDRELEAGGQAAQAAEDQRATAEGLRLENNRLKAQVDIERQKVTELKAMQSASDNTELQTLLKTAHTERDKLGVELTELRQELLQAQAETEHVQASVSKVEAKCQQLQERAEKRELELCNQVASLEEAGIQGENQVKEMKETIFELEDQVEQQRAVNCHTNQAVLDMENLVKKLEEQKAEAERQLKVMSRQMKDEKEEWRRFQADLQTAVVVANDIKVEAQQELRTLRRELQEEQDRNAKLSADLEALQGVRISSGATFETKTAVEGH